The Flavobacterium commune genome contains a region encoding:
- the trpA gene encoding tryptophan synthase subunit alpha gives MNRIEQKLQEDKKILSIYFSAGYPNLNDTVQIIQDLEKSGIDMIEIGLPFSDPLADGPTIQASSTTALENGMTSQILFDQLKDIRKTVSIPLVIMGYFNPMLQYGVDAFCAKCAEIGIDGLIIPDLPVDVYAEQYKATFDKYGLINVFLITPQTSDERIRFIDSVSNGFIYMVSSASVTGSQAGFGNVQEDYFKRIANLNLKNPQIVGFGINNAETFNQATQYAKGAIIGSAFITHLKENGSSKIADFVKAIR, from the coding sequence ATGAACAGAATCGAACAAAAATTACAAGAAGACAAAAAGATACTTTCCATCTACTTTTCGGCGGGATATCCCAACTTGAACGATACGGTACAAATTATCCAGGACTTAGAAAAAAGTGGCATTGACATGATCGAAATTGGCTTGCCATTTAGCGATCCGTTAGCCGATGGTCCTACTATCCAGGCGAGTTCTACAACTGCTTTAGAAAACGGGATGACCTCCCAGATTTTATTTGACCAATTAAAAGACATCCGTAAAACGGTATCGATTCCATTAGTAATCATGGGCTATTTCAACCCAATGTTGCAATATGGCGTAGATGCTTTTTGTGCTAAATGCGCCGAAATTGGAATTGACGGCCTAATCATTCCTGATTTACCGGTAGATGTGTATGCCGAGCAATACAAAGCTACTTTTGACAAATACGGTTTGATTAATGTGTTTTTAATTACACCACAAACTTCTGACGAGCGCATTCGTTTTATAGACAGCGTTTCCAACGGATTTATCTACATGGTGAGTTCGGCAAGTGTTACGGGTTCGCAGGCAGGATTTGGCAACGTACAGGAAGATTATTTCAAACGTATTGCCAATTTGAATTTAAAAAACCCACAAATTGTAGGATTCGGAATCAACAATGCCGAAACCTTCAACCAGGCTACTCAATATGCTAAAGGTGCTATTATTGGTAGTGCGTTTATCACTCACCTTAAAGAAAATGGAAGTAGTAAAATTGCTGATTTTGTAAAAGCGATTCGATAA
- the trpB gene encoding tryptophan synthase subunit beta — protein MSYNVDEKGYYGQFGGAYIPEMLYPNVEELRQQYLKITAEPEFKAEFDQLLKDYVGRPSPLYFAKRLSEKYNTKIYLKREDLNHTGAHKINNTIGQILVAKKLGKKRIIAETGAGQHGVATATVCALMGLECIVYMGEIDIARQAPNVARMKMLGATVRAALSGSRTLKDATNEAIRDWINNPVDTHYIIGSAIGPHPYPDMVTRFQSVISEEIKWQLKEKEGRENPDYVVACIGGGSNAAGTFYHFLHEPEVGIIAVEAAGKGIHSGHSAATSKLGKVGIIHGCKTLLMQTPDGQITEPYSISAGLDYPGVGPMHAHLAESGRAEFFSVTDDDAMNAGLELCKLEGIIPAIESSHALAVLNDKKFKPEDVVVICLSGRGDKDLNNYIEYFKI, from the coding sequence ATGTCATACAACGTTGATGAAAAAGGCTATTATGGCCAGTTTGGAGGAGCTTACATTCCTGAAATGTTATATCCTAATGTGGAGGAATTACGCCAACAATACCTAAAAATTACAGCTGAACCTGAATTTAAAGCTGAGTTTGACCAATTATTAAAAGATTATGTAGGACGTCCCAGCCCATTGTATTTTGCAAAAAGACTTTCTGAAAAATACAATACTAAAATCTATCTGAAAAGAGAAGATTTAAATCATACCGGAGCGCACAAAATCAACAATACCATTGGACAAATCCTTGTCGCTAAAAAACTAGGCAAAAAACGTATTATTGCCGAAACTGGTGCCGGACAACACGGTGTGGCTACGGCAACAGTTTGTGCTTTAATGGGCTTGGAATGTATTGTATATATGGGCGAAATTGACATTGCCCGTCAGGCGCCAAACGTTGCCAGAATGAAAATGCTGGGTGCAACTGTTCGCGCTGCGCTTTCGGGTTCAAGAACGCTAAAAGACGCTACTAACGAAGCCATTCGCGACTGGATTAACAATCCTGTGGATACGCATTATATCATTGGTTCTGCAATTGGACCTCATCCTTATCCTGATATGGTAACCCGTTTTCAAAGTGTGATCTCTGAGGAAATCAAATGGCAGTTAAAAGAAAAAGAAGGTCGTGAAAATCCTGATTATGTAGTGGCTTGTATTGGTGGTGGTAGTAACGCTGCCGGAACTTTTTACCACTTTTTACACGAACCTGAGGTAGGAATCATAGCGGTTGAAGCAGCTGGAAAAGGAATCCATTCCGGACACAGTGCTGCAACAAGTAAGCTTGGAAAAGTAGGTATCATCCACGGTTGTAAAACCCTTTTGATGCAAACTCCTGACGGACAAATTACCGAGCCTTATTCTATCTCGGCTGGTTTGGATTATCCTGGCGTAGGACCTATGCACGCACATTTGGCCGAATCAGGTCGTGCGGAGTTTTTCTCTGTTACTGACGATGATGCCATGAATGCAGGTCTTGAATTGTGTAAACTGGAAGGAATCATTCCTGCTATTGAATCTTCACACGCTTTGGCAGTATTAAACGACAAGAAATTCAAACCCGAAGATGTGGTGGTTATCTGTCTTTCAGGTCGTGGCGATAAAGATTTGAATAACTACATAGAATATTTTAAAATATAA
- a CDS encoding gamma-glutamylcyclotransferase family protein: MEKLFAYGTLKNKEIQENIFGRTLKGTPDRLIGFVINYIEIEEEFGLEKYPIIVATNNPDDIVTGVVYDISEKDVYLADTYEGLHYKRIEVTLESLQTAWAYIVTN; this comes from the coding sequence ATGGAAAAATTATTCGCATACGGAACCTTAAAAAACAAAGAGATTCAGGAAAATATTTTTGGACGCACTTTAAAAGGAACCCCTGACAGACTCATAGGTTTTGTAATTAACTATATCGAAATTGAAGAGGAATTTGGACTGGAAAAATATCCTATAATTGTCGCTACCAATAATCCTGACGATATTGTTACCGGCGTGGTATATGATATTTCCGAAAAAGACGTTTACCTGGCCGATACCTACGAAGGCTTGCACTACAAACGCATCGAAGTAACCTTAGAATCCCTGCAAACTGCCTGGGCGTATATTGTTACCAATTAA
- the trpD gene encoding anthranilate phosphoribosyltransferase produces the protein MKNILNRLINNELLSKEEAKDVLVNISNGSYNPSQIAAFLTVYMMRSISIDELAGFREALQELCVRIDLSDYNTIDLVGTGGDGKDTFNISTLASFITAGAGIKVTKHGNYGVSSITGSSNVMESLGIKFSNDYDFLKKCVDQAGICILHAPLFHPAMKNVGPIRKELGVRTIFNILGPMINPSFPKNQLLGVFNLELARMYAYLYQNTDSNFTIVHALDGYDEVSLTGATKVITHSTEGMINPEDFGVRLIQQSEIEGGSTVEESAQMFLNIISGKGTEAQNNVVCANAAMAIATVTGCTPLEGFEQAKESLFSGKGLTALKKLQDLSK, from the coding sequence ATGAAAAACATATTAAACAGATTAATCAATAACGAATTACTTTCTAAAGAGGAAGCTAAAGACGTTTTGGTTAACATTTCTAACGGAAGTTACAATCCGAGCCAAATTGCTGCTTTTTTAACTGTATATATGATGCGAAGCATTAGTATTGACGAATTAGCAGGATTTAGAGAAGCACTTCAGGAATTATGTGTTCGTATTGATTTATCCGATTACAACACCATTGATTTAGTAGGTACCGGAGGAGACGGAAAGGACACTTTCAACATTTCTACTTTAGCTTCTTTTATAACTGCCGGAGCAGGAATAAAAGTAACCAAACACGGTAATTACGGAGTTTCTTCTATTACGGGTTCGAGTAATGTGATGGAAAGTTTAGGAATTAAATTCAGTAATGATTATGATTTCTTAAAAAAATGTGTGGACCAGGCCGGAATTTGTATTCTGCACGCTCCCCTATTCCATCCTGCTATGAAAAATGTGGGACCTATCCGAAAAGAATTAGGAGTGAGAACCATTTTCAATATTCTGGGGCCAATGATTAATCCATCATTTCCTAAAAACCAATTGTTAGGGGTTTTCAACCTTGAATTAGCCAGAATGTATGCTTATCTTTATCAAAATACCGATAGCAATTTCACTATAGTTCATGCCTTAGATGGCTATGATGAAGTATCTTTAACAGGAGCTACAAAAGTGATTACGCATAGCACAGAAGGAATGATTAATCCCGAAGATTTTGGTGTTCGTTTAATCCAACAAAGCGAAATTGAAGGCGGTAGCACAGTTGAAGAATCAGCTCAAATGTTCTTGAATATTATTTCCGGAAAAGGTACTGAAGCGCAAAACAATGTGGTTTGTGCCAATGCGGCTATGGCAATCGCAACAGTTACAGGATGTACTCCATTAGAAGGATTTGAACAAGCCAAAGAAAGTTTATTCTCTGGAAAAGGATTGACCGCTTTGAAAAAATTACAAGATTTAAGTAAATAA
- the trpC gene encoding indole-3-glycerol phosphate synthase TrpC — protein MNILDRIIVDKKREVILKKSIIPVSQLEASVFFGKKAISLSNNLRNSNSGIIAEHKRRSPSKAEINYGFTVEEVVKGYESAGACGISVLTDGKYFGGSLDDLLLARASVNIPLLRKEFIVDEYQILEAKAHGADLILLIAAVLTREEIKSLSEFAKSLGLEVLLEVHNQEELEKSITPTLDMIGVNNRNLKTFEVSLDFSKQLAHQIPDEFVKVSESGISSIDAINELKPYGYKGFLIGENFMKTDNAGKAATEFIEKLEVRS, from the coding sequence ATGAATATACTCGATAGAATCATAGTTGACAAAAAAAGAGAAGTCATTCTTAAGAAATCAATCATTCCGGTTTCCCAACTGGAAGCTTCGGTTTTCTTTGGAAAAAAGGCCATTTCTTTAAGCAACAATTTAAGAAACAGCAACTCTGGAATCATTGCCGAGCACAAACGTCGTTCGCCTTCTAAGGCCGAAATCAATTATGGTTTTACGGTGGAAGAAGTGGTAAAAGGATACGAAAGTGCCGGTGCTTGTGGAATTTCGGTTCTAACAGACGGAAAATACTTTGGCGGTTCTTTAGACGATTTATTATTAGCCAGAGCATCGGTAAATATTCCGTTATTGAGAAAAGAATTCATTGTGGATGAATACCAAATTCTTGAAGCCAAAGCTCATGGAGCCGATTTGATTTTGCTAATCGCAGCGGTTTTAACCCGCGAAGAAATCAAATCGTTATCTGAATTTGCAAAAAGCCTGGGATTAGAAGTTTTATTGGAAGTTCACAACCAGGAAGAATTAGAAAAATCGATTACGCCTACATTAGACATGATTGGGGTAAACAATAGAAACCTAAAAACTTTCGAAGTAAGTCTGGATTTCAGCAAGCAATTGGCTCACCAAATCCCGGATGAATTTGTAAAAGTTTCCGAAAGCGGTATCAGCTCAATTGACGCTATCAACGAACTAAAACCTTATGGTTACAAAGGTTTCCTTATAGGTGAAAACTTTATGAAAACCGACAATGCCGGAAAAGCAGCGACGGAATTCATTGAAAAGTTAGAAGTTAGAAGTTAG
- a CDS encoding anthranilate synthase component II, giving the protein MKKILVIDNYDSFTYNLVHYLEDLNCEVTVYRNDEFELDEIAHFDKILLSPGPGIPDEAGLLKPVIAKYGATKSIFGVCLGQQAIGEVYGGTLSNLDKVYHGVATLVKTVVDDEILFQGLDNEFEVGRYHSWVVDATLPDVLEATSFDENGQVMSLRHKTFDVRGVQFHPESVLTPNGKKMLENWVNS; this is encoded by the coding sequence ATGAAAAAAATATTAGTTATAGATAATTACGATAGTTTCACTTACAATCTGGTGCATTATCTGGAAGATTTAAATTGTGAAGTAACAGTATATAGAAACGATGAATTTGAATTAGACGAAATTGCTCATTTCGACAAAATCCTTCTTTCTCCTGGACCTGGAATTCCTGATGAGGCAGGTTTATTAAAACCGGTTATTGCCAAATATGGCGCGACCAAAAGTATTTTCGGAGTTTGCCTTGGTCAGCAAGCCATTGGCGAGGTTTACGGAGGAACGCTTTCTAATTTAGACAAAGTGTATCACGGGGTGGCAACACTGGTAAAAACAGTCGTAGATGACGAAATTTTATTCCAGGGATTAGATAACGAATTTGAAGTAGGTCGCTACCATTCATGGGTTGTTGATGCAACCTTGCCAGATGTTTTAGAAGCCACTTCTTTTGACGAAAATGGTCAGGTGATGTCTTTGCGCCACAAAACATTTGATGTTCGCGGAGTGCAATTTCACCCTGAAAGTGTTTTAACTCCTAATGGAAAGAAAATGCTGGAGAACTGGGTAAATTCTTAG
- a CDS encoding phosphoribosylanthranilate isomerase: MKTKICGMKYPDNILEVGSLLPDYMGFIFWEKSARFFDGYIPNLPQSIKKVGVFVNETVENIIDKVQKNDLQAVQLHGKESVEFCLNLKTEFQNLKLVPIEIIKVFSVADDFDFSVLAPFEAVCDYFLFDTKGKLPGGNGTTFDWKVLENYPSNKPFFLSGGIGIEEMDAVNAILKTNLPVYAIDVNSRFEIEPGLKNVQLCKDALKRIDTDTN; encoded by the coding sequence ATGAAAACCAAAATCTGTGGCATGAAATATCCCGATAATATTCTCGAAGTAGGCTCGCTCCTACCCGATTATATGGGATTTATATTTTGGGAAAAATCGGCTCGATTTTTTGACGGCTATATTCCTAATTTGCCTCAATCTATCAAAAAAGTAGGGGTTTTTGTCAATGAAACCGTCGAGAATATTATCGATAAAGTTCAAAAAAACGATTTGCAGGCCGTGCAATTACACGGAAAAGAATCTGTAGAATTTTGTTTAAATTTGAAAACTGAATTTCAGAATCTGAAATTAGTTCCGATTGAAATCATAAAAGTCTTTTCGGTTGCCGATGATTTTGATTTCTCAGTACTGGCACCATTTGAAGCCGTATGTGATTATTTTCTTTTTGACACCAAAGGAAAATTACCCGGAGGAAACGGAACTACCTTTGACTGGAAAGTTTTGGAAAACTACCCTTCGAACAAACCTTTCTTCCTGAGTGGCGGAATAGGAATAGAAGAAATGGATGCTGTCAATGCAATATTAAAAACCAATTTACCCGTTTATGCCATTGATGTAAACAGTAGATTTGAAATAGAACCGGGATTAAAAAACGTACAATTATGTAAAGATGCACTAAAACGCATTGATACTGATACCAATTAA